The Portunus trituberculatus isolate SZX2019 unplaced genomic scaffold, ASM1759143v1 PGA_scaffold_523__9_contigs__length_663829, whole genome shotgun sequence genome has a window encoding:
- the LOC123500974 gene encoding protein NYNRIN-like produces the protein MYPLPYRYLLTCIDRATRWVEAIPLIDITASSTAVAFVAGWVSRFGVPLQVVTDRGAQFESELFSELSSMIGFHHVRTTSYHPQANGIIERHHRSLKSAVMARQDNWYLALPIVLLGYRLTPNISGYSPFTAVTGAHMMYPSPLIDRDASRSMNLATIQVFINEMQSIDFSDLASGDCHSTPHPYVPKDLLTCQKVWLRVDRIRKSLEAPYSGPYEVLQRAPKYFIIKLPRGNTSVSIDRLKPVYIKERVNKQPTPPVDVSTQSIAIPDFPLPSVSNTPYTTRSGRTVRFRQHPDYCSY, from the coding sequence ATGTATCCTCTTCCCTACCGCTACCTTTTGACTTGCATTGACAGAGCAACTAGATGGGTTGAAGCCATTCCTCTCATCGACATTACTGCAAGCTCAACTGCAGTTGCCTTCGTCGCCGGCTGGGTATCTCGTTTTGGAGTTCCGCTGCAAGTCGTCACTGACCGTGGTGCCCAGTTCGAGAGTGAACTGTTCTCTGAGCTCTCGTCAATGATCGGCTTTCATCACGTTCGTACGACAAGCTACCATCCACAAGCAAATGGCATCATTGAGAGACATCACAGGTCTTTGAAGTCCGCAGTcatggcaagacaagacaattgGTATTTGGCCTTGCCTATAGTTCTCCTTGGCTACCGTTTGACGCCTAATATCTCAGGTTATTCCCCATTTACAGCTGTGACGGGTGCCCACATGATGTATCCTTCGCCACTGATTGATAGAGATGCGTCTCGCTCGATGAATTTAGCCACCATCCAGGTTTTCATCAATGAGATGCAGTCCATTGACTTCAGTGACTTGGCATCTGGGGATTGTCACTCAACACCTCACCCGTATGTGCCCAAGGATCTCCTCACTTGTCAGAAGGTCTGGCTACGTGTGGACCGCATTCGCAAAAGTTTAGAGGCGCCTTACTCAGGCCCCTATGAGGTTCTCCAGCGTGCACCTAAGTACTTCATTATCAAGCTTCCACGGGGAAACACTTCGGTCTCCATCGACCGCCTCAAGCCGGTTTATATAAAGGAGCGCGTCAATAAACAGCCTACCCCTCCAGTTGATGTATCTACGCAGTCTATTGCCATCCCtgatttccctcttccttctgtttctaaCACCCCTTACACTACACGCAGCGGACGGACGGTTCGGTTTCGACAGCACCCTGACTATTGTTCTTACTAG